The following are encoded together in the Citrus sinensis cultivar Valencia sweet orange chromosome 1, DVS_A1.0, whole genome shotgun sequence genome:
- the LOC102621281 gene encoding nuclear poly(A) polymerase 4-like isoform X6 has translation MEEVSELQPIPDAHVPVMKFKFQGISIDLLYASISLLVVPEDIDISQMSVLNNVDEQTVRSLNGCRVADQILKHVPNVEHFRMTLRCLKFWAKRRGVYSNVTGFLGGVNWALLVARVCQLYPNAIPSMLVSRFFRVYTQWRWPNPVMLCPIEEDELGFSVWDPRKNPRDRSHHMPIITPAYPCMNSSYNVSLSTLRVMTEQFQWGNRICEEIELNKAQWSALFEPYLFFEAYKNYLQVDIVAADADDLLTWKGWVESRFRQLTLKIERDTNGLLQCHPYPNEYIDPSKPCPNSAFFMGLRRKEGVTGKERQQFDIRGTVDNFREEIGMYMFWKPGMDIYVSHVRRRQLPSFVFPDGYKRPRPSRHFNEQAGKPCEDVKMCQSGSSGRHLKREKEHEMEEVRPDKSVKRASISSEVPQPVSPGKTTGDSTNDSEVMSAGGHLVSEKDTMAAHMQLDGIANHESVALNEQKCTLVDDLSVINNESESSDLAEPSKPGLLGRCEIHSVDTVSSGSLLNVKGVAIKVDQELVKPCNQMTVVEVAGREYESKSCTQNLSCEGDDCVASLDTLSENGCLNSCEVFHNSLTEELEVDFEDNRMVCEM, from the exons ATGGAAGAAGTTAGTGAACTTCAACCAATTCCAGATGCTCATGTTCCAGTTATGAAATTCAAGTTCCAGGGAATCTCCATTGATCTTCTTTATGCAAGTATTTCTCTTCTGGTTGTTCCAGAA GACATAGACATTTCGCAAATGTCTGTGCTTAATAATGTTGATGAGCAAACTGTTCGAAGTCTTAATGGATGCAGGGTTGCGGATCAAATTCTCAAACACGTTCCAAACGTTGAG CACTTTCGCATGACGCTCAGATGTCTGAAGTTCTGGGCTAAAAGGCGTGGCGTTTATTCAAAC gttactggatTCCTTGGTGGTGTAAATTGGGCTCTTCTGGTTGCACGCGTGTGCCAACTTTATCCCAATGCAATTCCTAGTATGCTAGTTTCTCGTTTTTTTAGAGTGTATACACAGTGGCGTTGGCCAAACCCTGTCATGCTGTGTCCAATAGAAGAGGATGAACTAGGGTTCTCAGTGTGGGATCCTCGTAAAAATCCCCGGGACCGATCTCATCATATGCCTATAATAACTCCAGCATATCCTTGTATGAACTCTAGTTATAATGTCTCTTTAAGTACTCTTCGAGTGATGACGGAGCAGTTCCAGTGGGGTAACAGGATCTGTGAG GAAATTGAGCTGAACAAGGCCCAGTGGAGTGCTCTATTCGAGCCTTATCTTTTCTTTGAGGCATACAAGAACTATCTGCAGGTTGATATTGTTGCAGCAGATGCTGATGATTTACTAACTTGGAAAGGGTGGGTGGAGTCTCGGTTTAGACAACTTACCTTGAAG ATAGAGCGAGATACAAATGGGTTGCTGCAATGCCATCCTTATCCTAATGAATACATAGACCCATCCAAACCATGCCCAAATTCTGCCTTTTTTATGGGCTTGCGTAGGAAAGAGGGAGTCACTGGTAAAGAACGCCAGCAGTTTGATATTAGAGGAACGGTTGACAATTTCAGAGAAGAGATTGGCATGTATATGTTTTGGAAACCAGGGATGGATATTTATGTTTCTCACGTACGCAGAAGGCAGCTCCCTTCCTTTGTTTTCCCTGATGGTTATAAACGGCCTCGACCATCAAGACACTTCAATGAGCAGGCTGGAAAGCCTTGTGAAGATGTCAAAATGTGCCAGTCTGGTTCTTCTGGAAGACAtcttaagagagaaaaagaacatGAAATGGAGGAGGTGAGGCCAGACAAAAGTGTTAAACGGGCCTCTATTAGTTCAGAAGTACCACAGCCTGTTTCTCCAGGAAAGACAACTGGGGATTCAACTAACGATTCTGAGGTTATGTCAGCTGGTGGGCATTTGGTGAGTGAAAAAGATACCATGGCAGCCCACATGCAATTGGATGGAATTGCTAATCATGAATCAGTTGCCTTAAATGAACAGAAATGTACGCTTGTAGATGATTTGTCTGTCATTAACAATGAATCAGAATCATCTGACTTGGCGGAACCTTCTAAACCAGGGTTGCTTGGTCGGTGTGAAATTCATAGTGTAGATACTGTATCCTCCGGGAGTCTGTTAAATGTGAAAGGAGTGGCCATTAAGGTAGATCAAGAATTAGTCAAACCATGTAATCAGATGACTGTTGTAGAAGTTGCTGGTAGGGAATATGAGTCAAAGTCTTGCACTCAGAACCTCAGTTGCGAG GGTGATGACTGTGTTGCTAGTTTGGATACTCTTTCGGAAAATGGATGTCTAAATTCCTGTGAGGTCTTTCACAACAGCTTGACAGAGGAATTAGAG GTTGACTTCGAAGACAACAGAATGGTGTGTGAGATGTGA
- the LOC102621281 gene encoding nuclear poly(A) polymerase 4-like isoform X1, whose amino-acid sequence MSGSLRYGINKPISVAEPTEADFQRNIELEKCCKFLIDSSLYASEEEDAKRKEVIGQLDQIVKAWVKQLTCQRGYTDQMVEDANAVIFTFGSYRLGAHGPGADIDALCVGPSYVSREEDFFIILHDILAEMEEVSELQPIPDAHVPVMKFKFQGISIDLLYASISLLVVPEDIDISQMSVLNNVDEQTVRSLNGCRVADQILKHVPNVEHFRMTLRCLKFWAKRRGVYSNVTGFLGGVNWALLVARVCQLYPNAIPSMLVSRFFRVYTQWRWPNPVMLCPIEEDELGFSVWDPRKNPRDRSHHMPIITPAYPCMNSSYNVSLSTLRVMTEQFQWGNRICEEIELNKAQWSALFEPYLFFEAYKNYLQVDIVAADADDLLTWKGWVESRFRQLTLKIERDTNGLLQCHPYPNEYIDPSKPCPNSAFFMGLRRKEGVTGKERQQFDIRGTVDNFREEIGMYMFWKPGMDIYVSHVRRRQLPSFVFPDGYKRPRPSRHFNEQAGKPCEDVKMCQSGSSGRHLKREKEHEMEEVRPDKSVKRASISSEVPQPVSPGKTTGDSTNDSEVMSAGGHLVSEKDTMAAHMQLDGIANHESVALNEQKCTLVDDLSVINNESESSDLAEPSKPGLLGRCEIHSVDTVSSGSLLNVKGVAIKVDQELVKPCNQMTVVEVAGREYESKSCTQNLSCEGDDCVASLDTLSENGCLNSCEVFHNSLTEELEVDFEDNRMVCEM is encoded by the exons ATGTCGGGTTCTTTGAGGTACGGAATCAACAAACCAATCTCTGTTGCTGAGCCCACCGAAGCTGATTTTCAACGTAATATAGAATTGGAGAAg TGTTGCAAGTTTTTGATTGATTCCAGTCTGTACGCGAGCGAAGAAGAAGAtgctaaaagaaaagaggttATTGGCCAACTGGATCAG ATTGTAAAAGCTTGGGTTAAGCAATTGACTTGCCAAAGGGGATATACAGATCAGATGGTGGAGGATGCAAATGCTGTGATTTTTACTTTTGGGTCTTATCGCTTGGGG GCACATGGTCCAGGGGCAGATATAGATGCTTTATGTGTTGGGCCTTCTTATGTGAGTCGTGAG GAAGATTTCTTCATTATATTGCATGATATACTGGCTGAAATGGAAGAAGTTAGTGAACTTCAACCAATTCCAGATGCTCATGTTCCAGTTATGAAATTCAAGTTCCAGGGAATCTCCATTGATCTTCTTTATGCAAGTATTTCTCTTCTGGTTGTTCCAGAA GACATAGACATTTCGCAAATGTCTGTGCTTAATAATGTTGATGAGCAAACTGTTCGAAGTCTTAATGGATGCAGGGTTGCGGATCAAATTCTCAAACACGTTCCAAACGTTGAG CACTTTCGCATGACGCTCAGATGTCTGAAGTTCTGGGCTAAAAGGCGTGGCGTTTATTCAAAC gttactggatTCCTTGGTGGTGTAAATTGGGCTCTTCTGGTTGCACGCGTGTGCCAACTTTATCCCAATGCAATTCCTAGTATGCTAGTTTCTCGTTTTTTTAGAGTGTATACACAGTGGCGTTGGCCAAACCCTGTCATGCTGTGTCCAATAGAAGAGGATGAACTAGGGTTCTCAGTGTGGGATCCTCGTAAAAATCCCCGGGACCGATCTCATCATATGCCTATAATAACTCCAGCATATCCTTGTATGAACTCTAGTTATAATGTCTCTTTAAGTACTCTTCGAGTGATGACGGAGCAGTTCCAGTGGGGTAACAGGATCTGTGAG GAAATTGAGCTGAACAAGGCCCAGTGGAGTGCTCTATTCGAGCCTTATCTTTTCTTTGAGGCATACAAGAACTATCTGCAGGTTGATATTGTTGCAGCAGATGCTGATGATTTACTAACTTGGAAAGGGTGGGTGGAGTCTCGGTTTAGACAACTTACCTTGAAG ATAGAGCGAGATACAAATGGGTTGCTGCAATGCCATCCTTATCCTAATGAATACATAGACCCATCCAAACCATGCCCAAATTCTGCCTTTTTTATGGGCTTGCGTAGGAAAGAGGGAGTCACTGGTAAAGAACGCCAGCAGTTTGATATTAGAGGAACGGTTGACAATTTCAGAGAAGAGATTGGCATGTATATGTTTTGGAAACCAGGGATGGATATTTATGTTTCTCACGTACGCAGAAGGCAGCTCCCTTCCTTTGTTTTCCCTGATGGTTATAAACGGCCTCGACCATCAAGACACTTCAATGAGCAGGCTGGAAAGCCTTGTGAAGATGTCAAAATGTGCCAGTCTGGTTCTTCTGGAAGACAtcttaagagagaaaaagaacatGAAATGGAGGAGGTGAGGCCAGACAAAAGTGTTAAACGGGCCTCTATTAGTTCAGAAGTACCACAGCCTGTTTCTCCAGGAAAGACAACTGGGGATTCAACTAACGATTCTGAGGTTATGTCAGCTGGTGGGCATTTGGTGAGTGAAAAAGATACCATGGCAGCCCACATGCAATTGGATGGAATTGCTAATCATGAATCAGTTGCCTTAAATGAACAGAAATGTACGCTTGTAGATGATTTGTCTGTCATTAACAATGAATCAGAATCATCTGACTTGGCGGAACCTTCTAAACCAGGGTTGCTTGGTCGGTGTGAAATTCATAGTGTAGATACTGTATCCTCCGGGAGTCTGTTAAATGTGAAAGGAGTGGCCATTAAGGTAGATCAAGAATTAGTCAAACCATGTAATCAGATGACTGTTGTAGAAGTTGCTGGTAGGGAATATGAGTCAAAGTCTTGCACTCAGAACCTCAGTTGCGAG GGTGATGACTGTGTTGCTAGTTTGGATACTCTTTCGGAAAATGGATGTCTAAATTCCTGTGAGGTCTTTCACAACAGCTTGACAGAGGAATTAGAG GTTGACTTCGAAGACAACAGAATGGTGTGTGAGATGTGA
- the LOC102621281 gene encoding nuclear poly(A) polymerase 4-like isoform X5 — translation MVEDANAVIFTFGSYRLGAHGPGADIDALCVGPSYVSREEDFFIILHDILAEMEEVSELQPIPDAHVPVMKFKFQGISIDLLYASISLLVVPEDIDISQMSVLNNVDEQTVRSLNGCRVADQILKHVPNVEHFRMTLRCLKFWAKRRGVYSNVTGFLGGVNWALLVARVCQLYPNAIPSMLVSRFFRVYTQWRWPNPVMLCPIEEDELGFSVWDPRKNPRDRSHHMPIITPAYPCMNSSYNVSLSTLRVMTEQFQWGNRICEEIELNKAQWSALFEPYLFFEAYKNYLQVDIVAADADDLLTWKGWVESRFRQLTLKIERDTNGLLQCHPYPNEYIDPSKPCPNSAFFMGLRRKEGVTGKERQQFDIRGTVDNFREEIGMYMFWKPGMDIYVSHVRRRQLPSFVFPDGYKRPRPSRHFNEQAGKPCEDVKMCQSGSSGRHLKREKEHEMEEVRPDKSVKRASISSEVPQPVSPGKTTGDSTNDSEVMSAGGHLVSEKDTMAAHMQLDGIANHESVALNEQKCTLVDDLSVINNESESSDLAEPSKPGLLGRCEIHSVDTVSSGSLLNVKGVAIKVDQELVKPCNQMTVVEVAGREYESKSCTQNLSCEGDDCVASLDTLSENGCLNSCEVFHNSLTEELEVDFEDNRMVCEM, via the exons ATGGTGGAGGATGCAAATGCTGTGATTTTTACTTTTGGGTCTTATCGCTTGGGG GCACATGGTCCAGGGGCAGATATAGATGCTTTATGTGTTGGGCCTTCTTATGTGAGTCGTGAG GAAGATTTCTTCATTATATTGCATGATATACTGGCTGAAATGGAAGAAGTTAGTGAACTTCAACCAATTCCAGATGCTCATGTTCCAGTTATGAAATTCAAGTTCCAGGGAATCTCCATTGATCTTCTTTATGCAAGTATTTCTCTTCTGGTTGTTCCAGAA GACATAGACATTTCGCAAATGTCTGTGCTTAATAATGTTGATGAGCAAACTGTTCGAAGTCTTAATGGATGCAGGGTTGCGGATCAAATTCTCAAACACGTTCCAAACGTTGAG CACTTTCGCATGACGCTCAGATGTCTGAAGTTCTGGGCTAAAAGGCGTGGCGTTTATTCAAAC gttactggatTCCTTGGTGGTGTAAATTGGGCTCTTCTGGTTGCACGCGTGTGCCAACTTTATCCCAATGCAATTCCTAGTATGCTAGTTTCTCGTTTTTTTAGAGTGTATACACAGTGGCGTTGGCCAAACCCTGTCATGCTGTGTCCAATAGAAGAGGATGAACTAGGGTTCTCAGTGTGGGATCCTCGTAAAAATCCCCGGGACCGATCTCATCATATGCCTATAATAACTCCAGCATATCCTTGTATGAACTCTAGTTATAATGTCTCTTTAAGTACTCTTCGAGTGATGACGGAGCAGTTCCAGTGGGGTAACAGGATCTGTGAG GAAATTGAGCTGAACAAGGCCCAGTGGAGTGCTCTATTCGAGCCTTATCTTTTCTTTGAGGCATACAAGAACTATCTGCAGGTTGATATTGTTGCAGCAGATGCTGATGATTTACTAACTTGGAAAGGGTGGGTGGAGTCTCGGTTTAGACAACTTACCTTGAAG ATAGAGCGAGATACAAATGGGTTGCTGCAATGCCATCCTTATCCTAATGAATACATAGACCCATCCAAACCATGCCCAAATTCTGCCTTTTTTATGGGCTTGCGTAGGAAAGAGGGAGTCACTGGTAAAGAACGCCAGCAGTTTGATATTAGAGGAACGGTTGACAATTTCAGAGAAGAGATTGGCATGTATATGTTTTGGAAACCAGGGATGGATATTTATGTTTCTCACGTACGCAGAAGGCAGCTCCCTTCCTTTGTTTTCCCTGATGGTTATAAACGGCCTCGACCATCAAGACACTTCAATGAGCAGGCTGGAAAGCCTTGTGAAGATGTCAAAATGTGCCAGTCTGGTTCTTCTGGAAGACAtcttaagagagaaaaagaacatGAAATGGAGGAGGTGAGGCCAGACAAAAGTGTTAAACGGGCCTCTATTAGTTCAGAAGTACCACAGCCTGTTTCTCCAGGAAAGACAACTGGGGATTCAACTAACGATTCTGAGGTTATGTCAGCTGGTGGGCATTTGGTGAGTGAAAAAGATACCATGGCAGCCCACATGCAATTGGATGGAATTGCTAATCATGAATCAGTTGCCTTAAATGAACAGAAATGTACGCTTGTAGATGATTTGTCTGTCATTAACAATGAATCAGAATCATCTGACTTGGCGGAACCTTCTAAACCAGGGTTGCTTGGTCGGTGTGAAATTCATAGTGTAGATACTGTATCCTCCGGGAGTCTGTTAAATGTGAAAGGAGTGGCCATTAAGGTAGATCAAGAATTAGTCAAACCATGTAATCAGATGACTGTTGTAGAAGTTGCTGGTAGGGAATATGAGTCAAAGTCTTGCACTCAGAACCTCAGTTGCGAG GGTGATGACTGTGTTGCTAGTTTGGATACTCTTTCGGAAAATGGATGTCTAAATTCCTGTGAGGTCTTTCACAACAGCTTGACAGAGGAATTAGAG GTTGACTTCGAAGACAACAGAATGGTGTGTGAGATGTGA
- the LOC102621281 gene encoding nuclear poly(A) polymerase 4-like isoform X2 codes for MSGSLRYGINKPISVAEPTEADFQRNIELEKCCKFLIDSSLYASEEEDAKRKEVIGQLDQIVKAWVKQLTCQRGYTDQMVEDANAVIFTFGSYRLGAHGPGADIDALCVGPSYVSREEDFFIILHDILAEMEEVSELQPIPDAHVPVMKFKFQGISIDLLYASISLLVVPEDIDISQMSVLNNVDEQTVRSLNGCRVADQILKHVPNVEHFRMTLRCLKFWAKRRGVYSNVTGFLGGVNWALLVARVCQLYPNAIPSMLVSRFFRVYTQWRWPNPVMLCPIEEDELGFSVWDPRKNPRDRSHHMPIITPAYPCMNSSYNVSLSTLRVMTEQFQWGNRICEEIELNKAQWSALFEPYLFFEAYKNYLQVDIVAADADDLLTWKGWVESRFRQLTLKIERDTNGLLQCHPYPNEYIDPSKPCPNSAFFMGLRRKEGVTGKERQQFDIRGTVDNFREEIGMYMFWKPGMDIYVSHVRRRQLPSFVFPDGYKRPRPSRHFNEQAGKPCEDVKMCQSGSSGRHLKREKEHEMEEVRPDKSVKRASISSEVPQPVSPGKTTGDSTNDSEVMSAGGHLVSEKDTMAAHMQLDGIANHESVALNEQKCTLVDDLSVINNESESSDLAEPSKPGLLGRCEIHSVDTVSSGSLLNVKGVAIKVDQELVKPCNQMTVVEVAGREYESKSCTQNLSCEGDDCVASLDTLSENGCLNSCEVFHNSLTEELEPSSTLGATV; via the exons ATGTCGGGTTCTTTGAGGTACGGAATCAACAAACCAATCTCTGTTGCTGAGCCCACCGAAGCTGATTTTCAACGTAATATAGAATTGGAGAAg TGTTGCAAGTTTTTGATTGATTCCAGTCTGTACGCGAGCGAAGAAGAAGAtgctaaaagaaaagaggttATTGGCCAACTGGATCAG ATTGTAAAAGCTTGGGTTAAGCAATTGACTTGCCAAAGGGGATATACAGATCAGATGGTGGAGGATGCAAATGCTGTGATTTTTACTTTTGGGTCTTATCGCTTGGGG GCACATGGTCCAGGGGCAGATATAGATGCTTTATGTGTTGGGCCTTCTTATGTGAGTCGTGAG GAAGATTTCTTCATTATATTGCATGATATACTGGCTGAAATGGAAGAAGTTAGTGAACTTCAACCAATTCCAGATGCTCATGTTCCAGTTATGAAATTCAAGTTCCAGGGAATCTCCATTGATCTTCTTTATGCAAGTATTTCTCTTCTGGTTGTTCCAGAA GACATAGACATTTCGCAAATGTCTGTGCTTAATAATGTTGATGAGCAAACTGTTCGAAGTCTTAATGGATGCAGGGTTGCGGATCAAATTCTCAAACACGTTCCAAACGTTGAG CACTTTCGCATGACGCTCAGATGTCTGAAGTTCTGGGCTAAAAGGCGTGGCGTTTATTCAAAC gttactggatTCCTTGGTGGTGTAAATTGGGCTCTTCTGGTTGCACGCGTGTGCCAACTTTATCCCAATGCAATTCCTAGTATGCTAGTTTCTCGTTTTTTTAGAGTGTATACACAGTGGCGTTGGCCAAACCCTGTCATGCTGTGTCCAATAGAAGAGGATGAACTAGGGTTCTCAGTGTGGGATCCTCGTAAAAATCCCCGGGACCGATCTCATCATATGCCTATAATAACTCCAGCATATCCTTGTATGAACTCTAGTTATAATGTCTCTTTAAGTACTCTTCGAGTGATGACGGAGCAGTTCCAGTGGGGTAACAGGATCTGTGAG GAAATTGAGCTGAACAAGGCCCAGTGGAGTGCTCTATTCGAGCCTTATCTTTTCTTTGAGGCATACAAGAACTATCTGCAGGTTGATATTGTTGCAGCAGATGCTGATGATTTACTAACTTGGAAAGGGTGGGTGGAGTCTCGGTTTAGACAACTTACCTTGAAG ATAGAGCGAGATACAAATGGGTTGCTGCAATGCCATCCTTATCCTAATGAATACATAGACCCATCCAAACCATGCCCAAATTCTGCCTTTTTTATGGGCTTGCGTAGGAAAGAGGGAGTCACTGGTAAAGAACGCCAGCAGTTTGATATTAGAGGAACGGTTGACAATTTCAGAGAAGAGATTGGCATGTATATGTTTTGGAAACCAGGGATGGATATTTATGTTTCTCACGTACGCAGAAGGCAGCTCCCTTCCTTTGTTTTCCCTGATGGTTATAAACGGCCTCGACCATCAAGACACTTCAATGAGCAGGCTGGAAAGCCTTGTGAAGATGTCAAAATGTGCCAGTCTGGTTCTTCTGGAAGACAtcttaagagagaaaaagaacatGAAATGGAGGAGGTGAGGCCAGACAAAAGTGTTAAACGGGCCTCTATTAGTTCAGAAGTACCACAGCCTGTTTCTCCAGGAAAGACAACTGGGGATTCAACTAACGATTCTGAGGTTATGTCAGCTGGTGGGCATTTGGTGAGTGAAAAAGATACCATGGCAGCCCACATGCAATTGGATGGAATTGCTAATCATGAATCAGTTGCCTTAAATGAACAGAAATGTACGCTTGTAGATGATTTGTCTGTCATTAACAATGAATCAGAATCATCTGACTTGGCGGAACCTTCTAAACCAGGGTTGCTTGGTCGGTGTGAAATTCATAGTGTAGATACTGTATCCTCCGGGAGTCTGTTAAATGTGAAAGGAGTGGCCATTAAGGTAGATCAAGAATTAGTCAAACCATGTAATCAGATGACTGTTGTAGAAGTTGCTGGTAGGGAATATGAGTCAAAGTCTTGCACTCAGAACCTCAGTTGCGAG GGTGATGACTGTGTTGCTAGTTTGGATACTCTTTCGGAAAATGGATGTCTAAATTCCTGTGAGGTCTTTCACAACAGCTTGACAGAGGAATTAGAG CCAAGTAGTACACTGGGGGCCACGGTGTAA